The following proteins are co-located in the Streptomyces sp. NBC_00435 genome:
- a CDS encoding energy-coupling factor transporter transmembrane component T, with amino-acid sequence MPRTTTAVAKPPVSGIAPDTGGRRLPRTLHPVAWWIWALALATAVSRTNNPLLLFLVLAVLGYVITMRRTDAPWARGFKYYLYLALSVVAIRVTFRAVFATGITPRDHFLFSLPHVPTPDWYAGIQLGGPVSLEALLSAATDGLRLACMLCCIGAANTLANPKRALRVLPGALYELGVAVTVSISVAPQLVQSVQRVHRAKRLRAGRSKGLRALRGIVVPVLEDALERSLRLAAAMDSRGYGRAGTATRRSRRATGALILLGMCGLCAGAYGLLDATAPKLLGLPAMGAGALLCFAGLRLGGRRITRTTYRPDPWHLAEWAVAGCGVLSAVLLFTNVGFNAAELNPSIYPLGWPTLPLVPAAAILLAGTAGFLAPPPAPPARPAVPAQRTEESK; translated from the coding sequence GTGCCACGCACCACCACGGCCGTGGCGAAGCCGCCCGTGTCCGGCATCGCGCCGGACACGGGCGGCCGCCGGCTGCCCCGTACCCTGCACCCCGTCGCCTGGTGGATCTGGGCCCTCGCCCTCGCCACCGCCGTCAGCCGCACCAACAACCCGCTCCTGCTGTTCCTGGTCCTCGCGGTCCTCGGCTACGTCATCACCATGCGCCGCACGGACGCCCCGTGGGCCCGCGGCTTCAAGTACTACCTCTACCTCGCGCTCAGCGTCGTGGCGATCCGCGTGACCTTCCGCGCGGTCTTCGCCACCGGCATCACCCCCCGCGACCACTTCCTCTTCTCCCTCCCCCACGTCCCGACCCCCGACTGGTACGCGGGCATCCAGCTCGGCGGCCCGGTCTCCCTGGAGGCGCTGCTCTCCGCCGCCACGGACGGGCTGCGGCTCGCCTGCATGCTCTGTTGCATCGGCGCCGCCAACACCCTGGCCAACCCGAAACGGGCCCTGCGCGTACTGCCCGGAGCCCTGTACGAACTGGGCGTCGCCGTCACCGTGTCCATCAGCGTCGCGCCCCAGCTCGTCCAGAGCGTGCAGCGCGTACACCGGGCCAAGCGGCTGCGGGCCGGGCGCTCCAAGGGGCTCCGCGCCCTTCGCGGGATCGTGGTCCCCGTCCTGGAGGACGCCCTGGAGCGCTCGCTGCGGCTGGCCGCCGCCATGGACTCCCGCGGCTACGGCCGCGCGGGCACCGCCACCCGCCGCTCGCGCCGGGCCACCGGCGCCCTCATCCTGCTCGGCATGTGCGGGCTGTGCGCCGGCGCCTACGGACTCCTCGACGCCACCGCGCCGAAGCTGCTCGGCCTGCCCGCCATGGGCGCCGGCGCCCTCCTGTGCTTCGCGGGGCTCCGGCTCGGCGGTCGCCGCATCACGCGCACCACGTACCGGCCCGACCCCTGGCACCTCGCCGAGTGGGCCGTGGCCGGCTGCGGGGTCCTCTCGGCCGTGCTCCTCTTCACCAACGTCGGCTTCAACGCCGCCGAGCTCAACCCCTCCATCTATCCGCTCGGCTGGCCCACCCTGCCGCTCGTCCCGGCCGCCGCGATCCTGCTCGCGGGGACGGCCGGCTTCCTGGCCCCGCCCCCCGCACCGCCCGCCCGGCCGGCCGTCCCGGCACAGCGCACCGAGGAATCCAAGTGA
- a CDS encoding ABC transporter ATP-binding protein, with product MITFDQVTVQYEDTAEPVLRDVNLTVEEGELCLVVGHTGVGKSTLLGAVNGLVPHFTGGTLYGRVTVDGRDTADHPPRELADVVGVVGQDPLDGFVTDTVEEELAYAMEQLAIAPATMRKRVEETLDLLGLADLRHRSLHELSGGQQQRVAIGSVLTAHPRVLVLDEPTSALDPTAAEEVLAAVTRLVHDLGVTVLLAEHRLERVVQYADRVIHLPGNGLVVPGTPAEIFRTSSIAPPIVELGRAAGWTPLPLSVRDARRAAAPLRTRLSGTVPPPVRPAPAPDRPELLTARGVTVAYHGVPAVREVDLTLHGGEITALMGRNGSGKSSLLWALQGSGPRKAGSVAVGVPGGARAQDPRKLSAAQARQLVGLVPQTPTDLLYLESVKQELDQADAESGVPADGVRARTILDRLAPGIPGATHPRDLSEGQKLALVLAVQLTAAPRVLLLDEPTRGLDYRAKSELIRIVDGLAAEGRAVVISTHDVEFVARAADRVVVMAEGDVVADGPTTEVIVASPVFAPQVAKILAPLPFLTVAQAATALTDDETDPDS from the coding sequence GTGATCACCTTCGACCAGGTCACCGTCCAGTACGAGGACACGGCCGAGCCCGTACTGCGCGACGTGAACCTCACGGTCGAGGAGGGAGAGCTCTGTCTGGTCGTCGGCCACACCGGCGTCGGCAAGTCCACGCTCCTCGGCGCGGTCAACGGCCTCGTCCCGCACTTCACCGGCGGCACCCTCTACGGACGGGTCACCGTCGACGGCCGCGACACCGCCGACCACCCGCCCCGCGAACTCGCCGACGTGGTCGGCGTGGTCGGACAGGACCCGCTGGACGGTTTCGTCACCGACACGGTCGAGGAGGAACTCGCCTACGCGATGGAGCAGTTGGCCATCGCGCCGGCCACCATGCGCAAGCGCGTAGAGGAGACCCTCGACCTGCTGGGCCTCGCCGACCTGCGCCACCGGTCCCTGCACGAGCTGTCCGGTGGCCAGCAGCAGCGCGTAGCCATCGGCTCGGTCCTCACCGCCCATCCCCGGGTGCTGGTCCTCGACGAGCCCACCTCCGCCCTGGACCCGACGGCCGCGGAGGAGGTCCTGGCCGCCGTCACCCGCCTGGTCCACGACCTCGGCGTCACCGTCCTGCTCGCCGAGCACCGCCTTGAGCGCGTCGTCCAGTACGCCGACCGCGTCATCCACCTCCCGGGCAACGGCCTCGTCGTACCGGGCACACCGGCCGAGATCTTCCGTACGTCGTCCATCGCACCGCCGATCGTGGAGCTGGGCCGGGCAGCGGGCTGGACCCCGCTGCCCCTGTCGGTCCGCGACGCCCGCCGGGCCGCGGCCCCCCTGCGGACCCGGCTGTCGGGCACCGTTCCCCCGCCGGTTCGGCCCGCCCCGGCCCCGGACCGGCCGGAACTCCTCACCGCGCGCGGCGTGACCGTCGCCTACCACGGCGTACCGGCCGTCCGTGAGGTCGACCTGACCCTGCACGGCGGCGAGATCACCGCGCTCATGGGCCGCAACGGCTCCGGGAAGTCCTCCCTCCTCTGGGCGCTCCAGGGTTCGGGGCCCCGCAAGGCCGGTTCCGTAGCCGTCGGGGTGCCCGGGGGCGCCAGGGCGCAGGATCCCCGGAAGCTGTCCGCGGCGCAGGCCCGGCAGCTGGTCGGCCTGGTTCCGCAGACCCCCACCGACCTCCTCTACCTGGAGAGCGTGAAGCAGGAGCTGGACCAGGCCGACGCCGAGTCCGGCGTCCCGGCCGACGGGGTACGGGCCCGCACGATCCTGGACCGGCTGGCACCGGGCATCCCCGGCGCCACCCACCCCCGCGACCTGTCCGAGGGACAGAAGCTGGCCCTGGTCCTGGCCGTCCAGCTGACCGCGGCCCCCCGGGTGCTGCTGCTGGACGAGCCGACCAGGGGGCTGGACTACCGCGCCAAGAGCGAGCTGATCCGGATCGTGGACGGCCTGGCCGCCGAGGGCCGGGCGGTCGTGATCTCCACGCACGACGTGGAGTTCGTCGCCCGGGCCGCCGACCGCGTCGTGGTCATGGCGGAGGGGGACGTCGTCGCCGACGGCCCCACCACCGAGGTCATCGTGGCCTCGCCGGTCTTCGCCCCGCAGGTCGCGAAGATCCTCGCCCCGCTCCCCTTCCTGACGGTCGCGCAGGCGGCCACGGCCCTCACCGACGACGAGACGGACCCGGACTCATGA
- a CDS encoding ECF transporter S component translates to MTARVAAIRINARAAVVIAMAALLGVVAFFWPFLVAPGKFGSNYAPPLIFGVLLAIVLCVVISEIAEGGINSKALAMLGVLSAVNAAIRPLGAGTAGIETVFFILVLAGRVYGPGFGFTLGCTSLFASALITGGVGPWMPYQMFGCAFVGMLAGFLPKATGRKEVAMLAVYGSVSGYLFGFLLNLSFWPFSLDPNSSIAYLPGLPFTEQFHRYLAFDLATSLGWDTGRAVTNLVCVCLAGPAVLTVLRRAARKARFQAPIRFAPPS, encoded by the coding sequence ATGACCGCACGCGTCGCCGCCATCCGGATCAACGCGCGGGCCGCGGTAGTCATCGCGATGGCGGCCCTCCTCGGAGTCGTCGCCTTCTTCTGGCCCTTCCTCGTCGCCCCGGGGAAGTTCGGCTCCAACTACGCCCCGCCGCTGATCTTCGGGGTCCTGCTCGCCATCGTGCTCTGCGTCGTCATCTCCGAGATCGCCGAGGGCGGCATCAACTCCAAGGCCCTCGCCATGCTCGGCGTCCTGTCCGCCGTCAACGCCGCGATCCGGCCCCTGGGTGCGGGCACCGCCGGCATCGAGACCGTCTTCTTCATCCTCGTCCTCGCCGGACGCGTCTACGGCCCCGGCTTCGGCTTCACCCTGGGCTGCACCTCGCTCTTCGCCTCCGCCCTCATCACGGGCGGGGTCGGGCCGTGGATGCCGTACCAGATGTTCGGCTGCGCCTTCGTCGGCATGCTCGCCGGATTCCTGCCGAAGGCCACCGGGCGCAAGGAGGTCGCGATGCTCGCGGTCTACGGATCGGTCTCGGGGTACCTCTTCGGCTTCCTCCTCAACCTCTCCTTCTGGCCCTTCTCCCTCGACCCGAACAGCTCGATCGCCTACCTCCCCGGTCTCCCCTTCACCGAGCAGTTCCACCGCTACCTCGCCTTCGACCTGGCCACCTCCCTCGGCTGGGACACCGGACGGGCCGTCACCAACCTGGTCTGCGTCTGCCTGGCCGGACCCGCCGTCCTCACCGTCTTGCGCCGCGCCGCCCGCAAGGCCCGCTTCCAGGCCCCGATCCGTTTCGCACCCCCCTCCTGA
- a CDS encoding tartrate dehydrogenase gives MKHHSIALIPGDGIGTEVLPAAREVLDTVGKRHGITFAYEAFDWSCERYLRLGSMMPEDGLERLRRHDAILLGAVGYPGVPDHVSLWGLLIPIRRAFSQYVNLRPIRVFEGLPSPVRAAGPGEVDFVVVRENTEGEYSEIGGRMNRGRPDEMAVQQAVFTRAGVTRVLDFAFALAERRRGPLTSATKSNGIVHTMPFWDELVAERSAGHPTVDWNQEHIDALAAKFVLDPARFDVVVASNLFGDILSDLAAAVAGGIGIAPSANLNPEGEYPSMFEPVHGSAPDIAGQGVANPIGAIWSAAMMLEHLGHPGAAAGITDAVARVLATTQVRTRDLGGRASTAEFTSAVLQHL, from the coding sequence ATGAAACACCACAGCATCGCCCTCATCCCCGGTGACGGGATAGGCACCGAAGTGCTCCCGGCGGCCCGTGAGGTCCTCGACACCGTCGGGAAGCGCCATGGCATCACCTTCGCCTACGAAGCGTTCGACTGGTCCTGCGAGCGGTACCTGCGTCTCGGATCGATGATGCCCGAGGACGGCCTGGAGCGGCTCCGCCGTCACGACGCGATCCTGCTCGGCGCCGTCGGTTACCCGGGCGTGCCGGACCACGTCTCCCTGTGGGGGCTGCTCATCCCGATCCGCCGGGCCTTCAGCCAGTACGTCAACCTCCGCCCGATCCGCGTGTTCGAGGGCCTTCCCAGCCCCGTACGCGCGGCCGGGCCCGGAGAGGTGGACTTCGTGGTCGTCCGGGAGAACACCGAAGGCGAGTACAGCGAGATCGGTGGCCGGATGAACCGTGGACGTCCCGATGAAATGGCCGTGCAGCAGGCCGTGTTCACTCGGGCGGGAGTGACCCGGGTCCTCGACTTTGCCTTCGCCCTCGCCGAACGGCGCCGCGGTCCCCTCACCTCGGCGACGAAGTCGAACGGCATCGTGCACACCATGCCGTTCTGGGACGAGCTGGTGGCCGAGCGTTCCGCCGGGCACCCCACGGTCGACTGGAATCAGGAGCACATCGACGCGCTGGCGGCCAAGTTCGTCCTCGACCCCGCCCGCTTCGACGTCGTCGTCGCGTCCAACCTCTTCGGGGACATCCTCAGCGATCTCGCGGCGGCGGTGGCCGGCGGCATCGGCATCGCTCCGTCCGCCAACCTCAACCCGGAGGGCGAGTACCCGTCCATGTTCGAGCCGGTCCACGGATCGGCCCCCGACATCGCGGGACAGGGCGTCGCCAATCCGATCGGCGCGATCTGGTCCGCCGCCATGATGCTCGAGCACCTCGGCCACCCCGGAGCCGCGGCCGGGATCACGGACGCCGTAGCCCGTGTCCTGGCCACCACCCAGGTGCGCACCCGCGACCTCGGCGGCCGCGCCTCGACCGCCGAATTCACCTCGGCCGTCCTCCAGCACCTCTGA
- a CDS encoding LysR family transcriptional regulator, translating into MDFRQLTYFLAIVDHGGFNRAAAALYVSQPSLSQAVQALERDVGSSLFHRTGRRVVLTGAGTALVPRARDALHALELARASVGAVRELRGGRLEIAAMASPTIEPLSTILQRFTERFPAVSLSLRVALTREDVVERVRAGGCELGLLTTSSPLPDRDVVPHHVGDDRLVLVTPVDGPFPPGRPVRAERLEGHRLIVGQRGTGIRAYVDDLMARGIDVRIAVETEHRMAFLPLVLAGVGLAVVTRSWADLSERAGALVLDLEPACLQHNVLVSRKAQLTPAARAFLEIAVPPSHSAGL; encoded by the coding sequence GTGGACTTCCGGCAGCTGACGTACTTCCTCGCCATCGTGGACCACGGCGGCTTCAACCGCGCGGCCGCCGCGCTCTACGTGTCGCAGCCGTCCCTGTCCCAGGCCGTCCAGGCCCTGGAACGCGACGTGGGGAGCAGCCTGTTCCACCGGACGGGCCGCAGGGTGGTCCTGACCGGGGCCGGTACCGCACTGGTGCCACGGGCCCGGGACGCCCTGCACGCGCTGGAACTGGCCAGGGCCAGCGTCGGCGCCGTCCGCGAACTGCGCGGCGGACGCCTGGAGATCGCCGCGATGGCCTCACCCACGATCGAACCACTCAGCACCATCCTCCAGCGCTTCACCGAGCGCTTTCCGGCGGTGTCGCTCAGCCTGCGCGTGGCCCTCACCCGCGAGGACGTCGTCGAGAGGGTGCGCGCGGGCGGCTGCGAACTCGGACTGCTGACCACCTCGTCACCGCTGCCGGACCGGGACGTCGTCCCGCACCATGTCGGGGACGACAGGCTCGTCCTGGTCACCCCGGTGGACGGCCCCTTCCCGCCCGGGCGGCCCGTACGTGCGGAGCGGCTCGAAGGGCACCGGCTGATCGTCGGGCAGCGGGGCACCGGGATCCGCGCCTACGTCGACGACCTGATGGCCCGCGGCATCGACGTCCGCATCGCGGTGGAGACCGAACACCGCATGGCCTTCCTGCCCCTGGTGCTCGCAGGCGTCGGACTGGCGGTGGTGACCCGGTCCTGGGCAGACCTGTCCGAACGGGCCGGAGCCCTTGTCCTCGACCTGGAACCGGCCTGCCTCCAGCACAACGTCCTGGTGAGCCGCAAGGCGCAGCTGACGCCGGCCGCCCGCGCCTTCCTGGAGATCGCGGTCCCGCCGTCCCATAGCGCCGGCCTATGA
- a CDS encoding MBL fold metallo-hydrolase encodes MATWRIGTTTVHKVLEAEVPALVTEVLRTDDTALLKRYPWPAPDFSRADGTFVLSVHGLVVDTGTRRILVDTCVGNARASVPFLRMLDSAWLEDLTALGYPPESIDTVVCTHLHFDHIGWNTRLVDGKWVPTFPRARHLVTRVEWDHWAGEADADLQDTMRPLIDGGLVDFVATDHRVCDGVSLEAAPGHTPGQVAVVIESGAERAVITGDLVHHPVQFIEPDVAGLADTDAARAAATRRAFVERYADTGTLVIGTHFPAPTAGLLRRGGDGTVRFVAAGPR; translated from the coding sequence ATGGCCACGTGGCGCATCGGTACGACGACGGTTCACAAAGTCCTGGAGGCGGAGGTGCCTGCTCTCGTCACCGAGGTCCTGCGGACGGACGACACCGCGCTCCTGAAGCGGTACCCGTGGCCTGCTCCCGACTTCAGCAGGGCGGACGGCACCTTCGTGCTCTCGGTCCACGGGCTCGTCGTGGACACCGGTACGCGCCGGATCCTCGTGGACACGTGCGTGGGCAACGCGCGGGCGTCCGTGCCGTTCCTGCGCATGCTGGACTCGGCGTGGCTCGAGGACCTCACCGCCCTCGGTTACCCCCCGGAGTCCATCGACACCGTGGTCTGCACCCATCTGCACTTCGACCACATCGGCTGGAACACCCGCCTGGTGGACGGGAAGTGGGTACCGACCTTCCCGCGCGCACGTCACCTGGTCACCCGCGTCGAATGGGACCACTGGGCGGGCGAGGCGGATGCGGACCTCCAGGACACGATGCGGCCGCTGATCGACGGGGGTCTCGTCGACTTCGTCGCAACCGATCACCGGGTCTGCGACGGCGTGAGCCTGGAAGCCGCACCCGGGCACACCCCGGGCCAGGTGGCCGTAGTGATCGAATCCGGTGCGGAGCGTGCCGTGATCACCGGCGACCTCGTGCACCACCCGGTGCAGTTCATCGAACCCGATGTGGCCGGTCTCGCCGACACCGACGCGGCACGGGCCGCCGCCACCCGGCGGGCATTCGTCGAGCGGTACGCCGACACGGGGACGCTCGTGATCGGCACGCACTTCCCCGCCCCCACGGCCGGCCTGCTCCGGCGCGGCGGTGACGGGACCGTACGGTTCGTCGCGGCCGGCCCGCGCTGA
- a CDS encoding carboxylesterase/lipase family protein: MGFAQDRTAPVVNTRSGPVRGVVEGDLAVFRGVPYAAPPIGPLRWRPAQPHQGWSGTLDATTHAPGSPQAVREGDPILGGHGFPPFDEDCLTLNVWTPGTDEARRPVLVWIHGGAFVSGSGAMPNYSGETFARHGDLVVVNLNYRLGPLGMLSFPSQVGSGCGNAWLTDQLAALRWVQDNIAGFGGDPGNVTVAGQSAGALSTAALAGHGVDGRPLFRRAVLQSVPLAMPLATPAEALERTAAYLEIVGAKDEDALRTVPWPRLVEATAELLAATTEWGHWTTPFMPVLDGGTAVRQPALNLLDGPGADIDVLIGWTSQESAFAFALGGTYRSATREQVLRRARDGFGDGAAEAYAAYESARPDARPVDVLIDLTTDELFRKPTLAFAEERAARGRPVWAYEFAFPTPAHDGRLGAPHCLDLPFVFDNFDKWSHAPFLAGMDTGTRDGLARTMNQAWISFVRTGDPNHPAMPRWDRYDRPSRTTMRFDTVSSAVRT; this comes from the coding sequence ATGGGTTTCGCCCAGGACCGCACCGCGCCCGTCGTGAACACCCGCTCGGGCCCGGTCCGCGGCGTCGTAGAAGGTGACCTGGCCGTGTTCCGGGGGGTGCCGTACGCGGCCCCGCCCATCGGGCCCCTCCGCTGGCGCCCCGCGCAGCCGCACCAGGGCTGGAGCGGCACCCTCGACGCGACCACGCACGCCCCCGGTTCCCCGCAGGCCGTCCGCGAGGGCGATCCGATACTCGGTGGCCACGGCTTCCCGCCCTTCGACGAGGACTGTCTGACGCTCAACGTGTGGACTCCCGGTACCGACGAGGCGCGCCGTCCCGTCCTCGTCTGGATCCACGGCGGGGCCTTCGTCTCCGGGTCCGGGGCGATGCCGAACTACTCCGGCGAGACCTTCGCGCGCCACGGCGACTTGGTGGTGGTGAACCTCAACTACCGGCTCGGACCGCTCGGCATGCTGTCCTTCCCGTCGCAAGTCGGCTCCGGGTGCGGCAACGCCTGGCTCACGGACCAACTCGCCGCGCTGCGCTGGGTCCAGGACAACATCGCCGGCTTCGGCGGGGATCCGGGCAACGTCACCGTCGCCGGTCAGTCCGCCGGCGCCCTTTCCACCGCGGCGCTCGCGGGCCACGGAGTCGACGGGCGCCCCCTCTTCCGGCGCGCCGTCCTCCAGAGCGTCCCGCTCGCCATGCCCCTCGCCACGCCGGCCGAGGCCCTGGAGCGCACCGCCGCGTATCTGGAGATCGTCGGCGCGAAGGACGAGGACGCACTGCGCACCGTGCCGTGGCCGCGGCTGGTCGAGGCCACCGCCGAACTCCTCGCGGCCACCACGGAGTGGGGCCACTGGACCACACCGTTCATGCCGGTGCTCGACGGCGGGACCGCAGTGCGGCAGCCCGCCCTGAACCTGCTCGACGGTCCGGGCGCGGACATCGACGTCCTCATCGGCTGGACCTCGCAGGAGTCCGCCTTCGCCTTCGCACTGGGCGGGACGTACCGGTCGGCGACCAGGGAGCAGGTGCTCCGCCGGGCACGGGACGGCTTCGGTGACGGCGCCGCGGAAGCGTACGCGGCGTACGAGTCCGCCCGCCCGGACGCACGACCCGTCGATGTCCTGATCGACCTGACCACCGACGAGCTGTTCAGGAAGCCCACCCTGGCGTTCGCGGAAGAGCGGGCGGCCCGGGGTCGCCCGGTCTGGGCGTACGAGTTCGCTTTCCCCACCCCCGCGCACGACGGCCGCCTGGGCGCCCCTCACTGCCTGGACCTGCCGTTCGTGTTCGACAACTTCGACAAGTGGTCGCACGCGCCGTTCCTCGCGGGGATGGACACCGGGACCAGGGACGGCCTCGCCAGGACCATGAACCAGGCATGGATCTCGTTCGTCCGCACCGGCGACCCCAACCACCCGGCCATGCCGCGCTGGGACCGCTACGACCGGCCGTCCCGCACCACCATGCGCTTCGACACGGTCTCCAGCGCCGTGAGGACCTAG
- a CDS encoding ATP-binding SpoIIE family protein phosphatase → MSETAALVLDGAGVVVARSEGAATLLECPPGQVCAPLLELLPAAGTDAGPAGHLMAVPGGGHEGRTGPRVPLLCRLVRLTTAHAPGAQWLGARWLVLLIPAETAVEAAARDAGRRRTGLSRAAATGIGASLDVTEMAGTLVNLLVPDFADLATVDIAEQVLAGDEPPHLDTSGDVRLRRTAAAQSPEISAEDLLAVGEALPPVTDSALMGPLMKGLPVLVPDVAVLHAELGVDPQSLPLFVPRGAHSSVAVPLYARGLILGCVTVWRSQLPFAFGEEDAALLLDVVSRAALGVDNARRFTREHRSAVALQRSLLPRSALDCAAAETVGVYQPAGGGMGVGGDWFDVIPLPSLRVAFVVGDVVGHGLDATAAMARLRTAVQTLADLDLDPGELLTHLDDLVLDLSGEEMAGASRSETAVLGATCLYAVYDPVTRKCAVATAGHPPPAVLSPGAEPVFVGMMPGPPLGVGAMPFEVTEFAVRPGSMLAFFTDGLVGSRGGDIGQGMERLRSALAGVDPDRTLGEISQSVFDSVLPREPSDDVALLLARTHALSPDQFAEWELEADLSLVAHARELVVGRLSEWQLDELAFVTELVVSELVTNAIRYAGGTVGLRLIRDRVLVCEVSDRSGTQPRLRRARETDEGGRGLFLVAQLTDRWGCRFTGTGKTIWTEQPIGVP, encoded by the coding sequence GTGAGCGAAACGGCAGCGCTCGTACTGGACGGCGCAGGCGTGGTCGTGGCCCGTTCGGAGGGGGCCGCGACGCTGCTGGAATGCCCGCCGGGCCAGGTCTGCGCACCCCTTCTGGAGCTGCTGCCAGCAGCCGGTACGGATGCGGGGCCGGCCGGGCACCTGATGGCTGTTCCGGGTGGCGGTCACGAGGGTCGAACGGGTCCGCGAGTCCCGCTGCTCTGCAGGCTCGTCCGGCTGACGACGGCGCACGCCCCGGGCGCGCAGTGGCTCGGCGCGCGGTGGCTCGTCCTGCTCATCCCGGCGGAAACAGCGGTGGAGGCGGCCGCGCGCGATGCGGGGCGGCGTCGCACGGGGCTGTCCAGGGCCGCCGCCACGGGCATCGGTGCCTCCCTGGACGTGACCGAGATGGCCGGGACCCTGGTGAACCTGCTCGTCCCCGATTTCGCCGACCTGGCGACCGTGGACATCGCCGAGCAGGTGCTGGCGGGCGACGAGCCCCCGCACCTCGACACCAGCGGAGACGTCCGCCTGCGCCGGACCGCTGCCGCGCAGAGCCCGGAGATTTCCGCCGAGGACCTCCTGGCGGTGGGGGAGGCGCTTCCTCCCGTCACGGACAGCGCCTTGATGGGTCCCCTCATGAAGGGGCTACCGGTGCTGGTGCCGGACGTCGCCGTCCTGCACGCGGAGCTCGGCGTGGATCCGCAGAGCCTGCCGCTGTTCGTCCCGAGGGGAGCCCACTCCTCCGTAGCGGTGCCGCTCTACGCGCGAGGTCTGATCCTGGGTTGCGTCACGGTCTGGCGCAGCCAGCTGCCCTTCGCGTTCGGCGAGGAGGACGCCGCCCTGCTGCTGGACGTCGTCTCCAGGGCCGCACTCGGTGTGGACAACGCGCGCCGTTTCACCAGGGAGCACCGGTCGGCGGTGGCCCTGCAGCGAAGCCTGCTGCCGCGCTCGGCCCTGGACTGCGCCGCCGCGGAGACGGTGGGTGTCTACCAGCCGGCGGGCGGCGGCATGGGAGTCGGCGGGGACTGGTTCGACGTGATCCCCCTCCCGTCGTTGCGCGTCGCGTTCGTCGTCGGGGACGTCGTCGGCCATGGCCTCGACGCCACCGCGGCCATGGCGCGGCTGCGGACCGCGGTGCAGACCCTCGCCGACCTCGATCTGGATCCGGGTGAGCTCCTCACACACCTGGACGACCTGGTGCTCGATCTCTCGGGCGAGGAGATGGCCGGCGCTTCCCGCTCCGAGACGGCGGTGCTCGGAGCGACGTGCCTGTACGCCGTCTACGACCCGGTGACGAGGAAGTGCGCCGTCGCCACAGCGGGCCATCCGCCGCCGGCCGTGCTGTCGCCGGGTGCGGAGCCGGTCTTCGTCGGCATGATGCCCGGACCGCCCCTGGGCGTCGGTGCGATGCCCTTCGAGGTGACGGAGTTCGCCGTACGGCCCGGCAGCATGCTCGCGTTCTTCACGGACGGACTCGTCGGGAGCCGTGGCGGCGACATCGGGCAGGGCATGGAAAGACTGAGGAGCGCGCTCGCCGGCGTGGACCCGGACCGGACCCTGGGCGAGATCAGCCAGAGCGTGTTCGACAGCGTGCTGCCCCGGGAGCCCTCCGACGACGTCGCCCTGCTGCTCGCCCGCACCCACGCCCTGTCGCCCGACCAGTTTGCCGAGTGGGAGCTCGAGGCCGACCTGTCCCTCGTCGCGCACGCCCGTGAGCTGGTGGTGGGCCGGCTGTCGGAGTGGCAGCTGGACGAGCTCGCCTTCGTGACGGAGCTCGTCGTCAGCGAGCTCGTCACGAACGCGATCCGCTACGCGGGAGGAACGGTCGGGCTCCGGCTGATCCGCGACCGGGTGCTCGTCTGCGAGGTGTCCGACCGCAGCGGCACTCAGCCACGCCTGCGTCGGGCCCGGGAGACGGACGAGGGCGGGCGCGGCCTGTTCCTCGTGGCCCAGCTCACGGACCGCTGGGGCTGCCGGTTCACCGGTACCGGGAAGACCATCTGGACGGAACAGCCCATCGGCGTGCCCTAG
- a CDS encoding pyridoxamine 5'-phosphate oxidase family protein, producing MDTGEFEEITTGGELRELLGEPTAVALGKERRTLHDHHRQWLAASPLCLISTSAADGTCDVSPKGDPAGFTKVLDDTTLVIPDRPGNRRADSYHNVLANPHVGLLFLIPGRGDSLRVNGRARLLREAPFFDDLTVKGHRPTLALLVEVEQVYFHCSRAFVRSALWKPETWDPGAAPSRARISKSLERTEEPLEQLERYYGPSYDEKNMYI from the coding sequence GTGGACACAGGGGAGTTCGAGGAGATCACGACCGGGGGCGAGCTGCGCGAGCTGCTCGGTGAACCCACCGCGGTGGCCCTCGGCAAGGAACGGCGGACCCTGCACGACCACCACAGGCAGTGGCTCGCGGCGTCCCCGCTCTGCCTGATCTCCACCTCCGCCGCCGACGGCACCTGCGACGTCTCGCCCAAGGGCGACCCGGCGGGCTTCACCAAGGTCCTCGACGACACGACCCTCGTGATCCCGGACCGCCCCGGCAACCGCCGCGCGGACAGCTACCACAACGTCCTGGCCAACCCGCATGTCGGTCTGCTCTTCCTGATCCCGGGCCGCGGTGACTCCCTGCGCGTCAACGGCCGGGCCAGGCTGCTCCGCGAGGCACCCTTCTTCGACGACCTGACCGTCAAGGGGCACCGCCCCACGCTCGCCCTCCTCGTGGAGGTCGAACAGGTCTACTTCCACTGCTCCCGGGCCTTCGTGCGCTCCGCGCTGTGGAAGCCGGAGACCTGGGACCCCGGGGCGGCCCCCTCCAGGGCGAGGATCTCCAAGAGCCTGGAGCGCACGGAGGAGCCCCTGGAACAGCTGGAGCGCTACTACGGACCCTCGTACGACGAGAAGAACATGTACATCTGA